The sequence ccgaaagggattccaccaaagatgtgctcaatgtcaatcataagagcaaggaaACCTTCAAGAAGAGCAGGAAAAAggggaagaagcgaactcccaacaggaatttaggtaaagcttgtgaagctagtacctccaagcccaagtacagtgcctccaccggggacaagtgccactcttgttgtggtgttgggcattggaagagaaactgttccaaataccttggcaacatcaaagctggaaaggttattccagtaggtatatgactatccctatcttttatgtttcgataTCAACTTtagtatgttgatacaagttgtgatgattaccctttttattgtaaatagagcctcctagcaaggacaaaggtaAGGAGAAGAAAGCTTATaggatcatgtgggaagctagagtagccgaccgtggtgatggatcaatggaagcttggctttaatttgctttgtctttaattttatgatgtatttgaagtttttagaattattttgatttccttgtgtgacttggaaattgatttgtatcctttaaacaattgttgtgctttggatatttgtggtttggttttcaacccaaatcacttgttttattatatCATTTGTTCTAAAATTATCATCATATACTACTTGCATAGGGAAACATTAGATAGACAACTCAAATTGATCatatagacgattatgatgattggatcattatatgtccagaagctatgaatttgattttccttatgtcattgttactaaatgtaacaacttacttatgtaagaacaattataaagttgtgatgagctattgaactcataaagtaggtaatttacgataccatatggacacattattctaaacggatggtcaaccatgagatacctagaatagagagtctattaaacagatgacatggataagactcgtatattacatgaatcaaactgccatgttagggatggccttttgaaagctaatagatagtctagataaactcctaaaaTTCcactatatatatgtttgtaactcacaaagctatctctcaagaagatagatgtatttttgagagatagagtgggagtatattggatcgttacaaacatgttTTATAtggttactttgtgaaagtaatagaactatAGAGTGGGAGTGTAGTTGAACTATAGTCTATAAAGATAGAATGGGAGCATAGTTCaatgggagtttatcgcacatgccTTATTGgctaaaatattactttgtgaaagtgatagtatcatgatcttgttacatacgagccattgcATTACGATCCGAAAATGGTtactcatgagtagatttactttaaagtgagggtctttttaaaggtaaatagagcttcagagtacacaaatgcataagatttacatgaagatgttgatcaagattaattatgttaggaattgccgcatttcattttaatgaagaatggcaaataaaattcgcttttctaaaatgggaatttagagaagtaagtgtttggaacacaaaaccttagataaagatttaagtgtcctaacatcttatgcgtagctttcttaagtgaacctaggatggtcttaagcaagcattaaaggattgtacttttcgttcatgtaataatagtgaatggtttcattcacatgattgatgAATCgggattatacatgaagttaagtggaagctagaattgtttctccatgtcttatatgttgataacatattacttattgagaataatgtaccaatgcaatcttctgtgaaagagtgattggagacttggaaaagggatgcaaagtattctagattttaaatctatgtgagagaatattggcatagagttgagagtcttatgacgataagatctttcatacatgttgtacatcaacaaggttaaataggctattcatgttgatagaagtggaaatactatgatggagtcatagtcattcactaaacctattaagttgttgatcacatgaaatcgattgctcaTGTTTCCGctattagaacgatcatgtatgccaacagacgcacgtgttgtgatgaaccatatgctagaagcatgataagtcaataacaagttaattcataagatggtcttgtgaaagtcttaaagaacaattgaagacttgttcatatgtttggatgacaaactaagttaagtgttgaagggttgcacaaattttagtttccaaacttaaaggAATTTGTTggaatcctaggatgtcttattgacttaggagtaagagactaagaaaagtgttttagtttcgtgcattgcaatatctacaaaaggaatctaagtaaattgtgataaaatggtcaacgtaggaaTTAaaggtgaatccctctacaaatgactttatcacaagttatgtgataatagtgggagtatctttcaagttaaagaacccaaGTGTAGTAAGAAGaatagacaaatacttagaaataaattcaagttattagaaataacattgaaaggaaggaattagcaattgataaagttggaatatatggatatagggtatatctgtttgccaagcttttattgcattttaactagtgttaataataaactaaagattataggatatgaagtattattagtgtattgactattcacatgtgataatcgcatttatcgtttgagttttattaaactcatccattactttgttaaatccaaatgggttgttgagaacaaattgaaccccattaaagtgaactggatggacattgtattcgcccctagttacttatatgaggtgacgtctcgaagtgactcgagtgtgatgcgattgatggcaatttCAAGTGTCacagagtcatatgggatgactagtcaatcacataggcagactgtatgggacactctgtcgggcagtgaccgcttatagagttctggtaattcataaagcctggtcgtggcaagagctactataatattcttatgagtcagttcttttgactagagactattcgcccaagttggcacaaatttctgattagctttgatttatactctgcGACtttgtaaatgaggtcaaactgggtgtattttgggttatgatgaactgtgacTGAACAAAGGGagtagtgcaataggaattgtccaccccttgtcaggtttgtttgaaatctcaaggccactcgaggagtagttaactggaaatgcgtggccacgctcggaagatatctatggtagataattccggtcagacagttactctccggatcgaggaaaccactcaagatataatcaaatgtaagtacgacctgcaagacatcttgcattgagtgggagattgtaataggacaagataattggtgacgcacacttgtctcggacaagtgggagattgttggaaattgtgtcttcaacaatagtgcgatcacatgatttaatatcataattaaatctcatattaagaatacgggagggatgatttattatataatcaactgatcgtcattaatcggtaatgattggctgactagagtttgacattactgtcgtgtgacggtggtggtcagttgatcccttaaggtcacacctaaaggacaattcccttaatggataaattgattaattgtatgacgatacaaggtaatcaattccttaaaattgaacaatttacttgtgatagAGAATattcgtatcttattgtaatgggattaaataagatttattttggtaataaaaatgctttattactaaaattgcttattgtttgagaaacaatagagataagaatgaatggttaattataattacaagatattgtgaattataattttatcacccattttatttatgtgatcaagtatcactagtcaatttgttgtatgtaatttaattaatttgtaaaatgatatttatgtgataaatatgcattaaattaattaataacatgtaaaagactacatgtctacatgtgacatattgtgtgacaaatgacaaattgacaaaataaaatggtagtccattttatgtgttTGGACCGTATGGAGGGAGTAGTGATGGTGtgaggttgatttattttatgataaataattatagCTACTTGCTttatagccttacacctacacTTACATGTATGTCTTACACATCtaatgcattgtgaagacaaaaagaaaaagggaaagatGCCCTTTTGGCTCCTTCCTACCCGGCTACACCTTCTCATATGAggacttttgttctcatttttccttAAACTAATTCATTCATAATTTCTTACATGCAAACCTTCACATAttctctccatctctctaaaacaagattttgagattcacaagcatttgttcatctaTTCTAATATCTCaacaagattactagtgtagtaatagtaataatattagaatcattttaagggtactagtataataatctagttaattagtataccagtttaagggtaagtcttgggtgcaatctaaggaggatttctatacttggaatcttggaggatcatccatcatattaagctcaagaataagtgaaggaaggtgaccttacttgtgcccaatatttcgaaccaacctacaatgtaagggacattatttttctcataaatctttcattttgttatgcatgcactagatctaaagaacaaataattaagaagttaatgagttcactattagaggagtctaataagagataAATAAACCTAACATCAAGATCCAATTCATTTTGAGTAGATGAGTTTTATTTTATATGACCAAATGAAACTGTGAATGTGAAATTAATTTAAATAGGAATTATTCATCAAGGATTTGAGTGAAGTCCTTGACTAtaacttaggccctgttctttcggaCTTATTttcagctcagctctattcagtttagtttagtttagtttagtttagtttagtttagtttagtttagtttagttcgattcgattcgatttcaAATTTTCGATTCAAATTTTCAactcgattcgattgattgattcgattgattgacttcattcaattcagttcagatcaacttcattaagttcagttcaaccCCACTAAGTTCAGCACATTTCATTTCTACTTATCTTAAACTAATAGATTTTGTGaatattttaatatttatttatttattattattatattaaaattgttatatcaatattattaatatttttattattgttattaattaattaatcatcacaattattattattattattattattattattattattattattattattattattattattattattattattattattattattattattatgaatattgtgattacaacaatcaataatatcgatattaatataaataatacaaCTACTAATActcttattaatatgaatatggatattaattaattataatattattagtaaCATTGCtactattaattttaataaactaatattattattaaaaatattgttactattacttttattataaatacgtttttttttcaaatacggactttattttttcacatacattttttcttAAACATTCCATTTAATACCCTTTTTTTTTACCTAAAACCTAACCAAATGAACTCTTAAATCAGCATTTTTCCTAAAACTTATTCTAATTTCTCAAATGACACAAAAGATTGATTCCaatttaacaattaataaagtattttacttttttttatcaattgttaatattgtttgttgatttttaattaatcattcaaattttttttgtttgttaaAGAAAAAATTAGGATTTGTTAacttttgtttatttaattaattcaattaGGATTGATGGTGGTTCTTGGTGGCTATCgaatcactcaaattagtatgAAACTTACACGAGCTAGGCTTTGAACAACATGCAAATTGGTGCTCCATTATTCCATCAAATTAGGATAGAAGGTGGTTTGTGGTGGCTACCTAAacactcaaattagtataattatatatatatatatatatatatatatatatataggtggaatccggtgagaacgaccattcggtgcaaacggtgagaacgacctacaATAATAGGATTGTAAACAAAAAATAACACGGGCTCACCTACGTGATTAACCTGacaaaaaaatccaaaacatcTTTTTCTCTCTCTACTTTCCAAAACTTTTccctcaaaacaaaaaaaaaagaaaaagaattctGCGAAAAACAACGAAAATTCCGCGAAAATCATCAAACTACAACGGCCAAAATTGATGAAATTGATCATAATCAATGGCGTTGATCATCTAATGGATGTACGATTATGATATTTTTCTCATTGATTTTGTGTGATTGATGCATGCACACTCGATTTTGTGATTTCGATTGGTGTTCCAGTATTATTCTAATAGTAGAAAATTATGGATGTTGAGGGTTCTAGCGAATTGGGGGAACATACTGATGCGATTGTTCCAGCTATTAGCAATGATATCGCGCAATCATCATCTCATCTAGGTATGTACATATGCAAATCAGTTGATATAACCTTTTTTATAAATTATTTCATTAAAATCGTCTGATTGATGTATCTATTGATATAGTTGATGCGTATTCATACTAATTTAAGCATAGGAAGACAGATTATTATGCTTGCTGATCATGTTTCATTAGCCTGTTTGCTGATCATGTTTCATTAGCCTGTTTAGTGTATGTGGGCTGCAAATTGTTTGAGAGTTGGTTAAACTAATGGATATCCTAGAGTATTCTATGTAGTTCAATATCAAGTATATTAGTATAATTGATGCAACTGTCTTATATGAAAAGCGTACCTGGTAGAATAACGAAACAGCCCTTATTTAACCAATCTATAGTTAGATGGTGTTGCATATATGATTAGCGTATCCATTAGTATAATTGATGCGGTTGTGTTTTTCAGCAGTGTATCTAAAATTATAATTAAGGTGATTGGTGTATCTGGACGTCTACATTAAGTAGTCAGTTATAAAAATACGATATGTCAGCGATCAGGCACAAATTTCTGTGTTAAGTTCTGTGGTTTTTTGTTTTCTAAATGATTTTGTGCTTCTGAATTAATTAGTGTACCTGAAATTATATTTGTTGCATATCAGTTATTTGAACTCTCTGCTTATACCCATACTGTTCTACTATATAGCGTGCATAGATGCAGGCTCACCAATCATCGAGACAACCTCTAAGGAAAGAATACCTGTATGTGCGCCAGAATTGAAACCTGTTTTGGGTATGGTTTTTGATAAACTAGAGGATGGGCTAGAATTCTATAAGACTTATGCTGCTAATTCTGGATTTAAAATGAGGAAGTCGACACAACGAAACATAGATGGGGTGGTGATgactaaatattgtgtttgtagTAAGGCTGGTGAAAGTAAACTTAGAGGGAAGGTAAAAAAGAAACAGAGGACTAGAATTTCATGTAGTGCAAAGATTTTTCTTCGaagaaatgaaaaaggacaatatGTGATTGCTGACTTTCATGAAGGTCACACCCACCTTCTCTCAACTCCAAACACAGTGGTGCATTTGACCGAGTCACGAGAATTAACCCTTATACATAAAACTATGATTGTTGAGAATTCTAAAGTGAATAAGGGGCTTGTGCAAAGCTTTAGGATGTTTAAAGAGTACGTGAAAGGATATCAAAATGTAGGGGCATCACTCGAGGATTTCAAAAAAAATTGGAGGGATGtgaaaaaatttattaaagggtACGATGCTCAAATGATGATTGAGAATTTCATGCACAAGAAAGCCGTGTGTAGTtcttactactttgattttgatGTTGATGATCGTGGACGACTATCTAGGGTTTGTTGGTTTGACCCTATAGCTATAAAGCATTACAGTCTCTTTGGTGATATGACATCTTTTGACACGACATTTAATATGAACACATATAAAATGATATTTGCATCTTTCACGGGAGTTGACCATCACAAGAAATGTGTGACATTTGGAGCAGGACTTATAAGAAAAGAGACTGATAAGGATTTCGTATGGTTGTTTCGGAATTTTCTAAGTGCAATGAGCAATAAGTATCCTGTGTGCATAATTACTGACCAAGATAGAGGCATAAAAGCAGGAGTTAAAACAGCGTTCGGGGACAAAACTCAGcacagatattgcatgtggcatacCATGAAAAAACTGCCTGACAAGATCGGATCTACACTCTATAGAGATACTAACTTCATGAAAGAGTTGTGCTTCTGTGTTTGGGCAGAAGACATTGAACCGTCTGAGTTTGAGGAACGGTGGTGCTCAGTTGTATCCTCATACGGGTTGTCCGGCATGAATGGTTAGATACGATGTTTGACAAAAGGGCTTCTTGGATCCCAGCATatttcagggatttatttatgggTGGACTAATGAAAACCACGTCCAGATCTGAGTCCGAGAATAGCTTTTTCGGAAATTTCATGAACCCAAACTTAACATTGATTGAGTTTCTTATGAGgtttgaaagcgctatggacgCTCAACGATGGAAACAGTCCAAATTAATAGCCGAGTCAAAAAACTCCTTCCCTGATCTAGAAACACCTCACCCTTTGGAAAAGCACGCTTCTGAGTTCTACAATCCAGTGATGTTTTCTGAATTCAAAAATGAGTGGAAAGCTGCCTGTTTCACCTGTGGTGTTAAAATTGTGGGGGTACTACCAGTGACAACATTCCCATTATTGATCGTGAAAAAGATAAGGTTTACTATGTTAACTTTACTTCTGACGAGATGAAATTGAACTGCTCCTGCAAAAAGTTCGAGAGACATGGAACTTTGTGCCGTCATGCGCTTTATGTGTTGAAAGAACAAGGCCTCGACAATGTACCAGATCAGTATCTGTTAAATAGGTGGAGCAAATTGGCAACATGTCAGCCGATTTGTAATAATGTGCCACACACTTTAATTGAAGATTGTAACGCATTAGATGTTAAACGACACAAATTTGGTACCCTATGGTCTGAGGTGTTCTCGTGTGTGACACTCGCTGAACAGAAGCCTGAGTATGTGGATGAATTATTGGGCATTCTGAAAGGTTTCAAAGACAAAATAAACGCACAAAACAGTACGTCAGAATGTAGCAGTAGTAGTAACACAGGTGATAGACTGAGAAACAAGAACAGGGAGCTTGAGATGCTTTTAGGAACAAAAATACCAGCAGAAGTGGTTGTCTTACCTCCTATTCAGTCAAAGACAAAAGGGTCTAGAAAACGAATGATGTCCCAAAAGGAAAAGGCTACGAAAGAACACAACAAAGCGCCCAGGAAATGCAATGCTTGTGGAGAATTAGGATTCCATGATAGTCGGAATTGTCCTGGGAGAGTATGATTCCATCGTACAGGTACGCTATTAATTTTGGTGTATTCGTTATTAGAGAATATGGATAGTCCCATTGGTATAGCACATAACCCTCACTCTCTAGTTATCCAAGTCTAGAACTTGCCTTTGACAATTTCACTTGGTACAAGCAGCTTATTCAAATGGATAGTCACAAATGAAAATATTAGCATGGCTCACAGAGATTTTGAATTGTTGTTGACATCACTGTTGAATGGCATATTACTACTATCTAGTCGACTTACAGTTGAATTACCCTCCTCGTCAGCCTTAGGAATAATTTGTTGTATGGTATTTGAATAAGGAATAGTATTGTTGTATCTAATAAAATTTGTAACCTTTAATTTTTGATAGCCTTTATTCGTTTCAGGATTGAACAACAAAAAGAGCTGCGGATTACAGACACAAAGATAATGATTAATGGCAGAAGGATTGGAGACTTCATTTTTTGATCtgttttatttgatttttgatcaattttttttatattcctttttaatttttttttatttattttttttcttcttatatCACAAACTACTAGCGTATCTTCATGGATTATATGTGCATCTGTCAAGGCGGAAAGTGTAACTGCCAGGATTGTGAATTGAAACACTTGTTTATGCATGATAACCTATACAATACATGGATGATCAATCATAGATTCTACTATAGAGTTATTGAATTTTCTTATTATTGCTATGTGAATGTGTAAAAGTGTACTGTCAGCTATTTTCATTAACTGACGATTTCATTTTCAAACAACGAAAAAAACGTGTTCACTTGTTGGTGAGTTGTGTAAATATATTTATTGGGTTGTCTAcacataataaatatatttacacACGTAGCGCCTAATTCAAGGCTGTTTATATTAACACGGATACACTTGTTTGTGGGTTTAtgtgaaaataaaaaaaaaagcgtGTATATTAACATGATTGTTGCATATGATTTACGTGAAAAGCGTACCTAGTAGTATTCTGAGTAAATAAATAGCGTAAATATTAATAAACGATGATTCGAAGTTGAAATTGTGGAATCCTTTAACTAATGAACATTCAGTTATTCAATTGAGAGTAAATATCATACTTGAGTATGTAAATGATTTTGACGTATCTGGAAATATAATTGGTGTGTGTCAGTTTTAAGATGGCGTAACTAGTAACATAATTCCTGCATACCAGTTATAAGCCAACATTCGACAATGAACCAAGGCCAGAGTTGCACCTTTAGTATCTCCAAAAAGTATTTAAAACAAAACCGTCAACCAAAAAACCGGAATGTGTAACCATTCTTGCACATTGCCAACTCCAAGTAAGTTGGATTATCCAAAATGATGTCTAGCAAATTGGCATAAAAGTCGGTCCACTTGACACAACTCTTGAACAAGATCAGATTACATATTTCATTACACCTCTAGACAAACCACAAACATGAAAAAAGTCGGTCAAAATTAGGGACCATGCCCTACCATTACACATTGCCAAGTTAAGAACATCTGAGCATTCGTGAAAATATATTCTAGACAATTATGCCATGCAGCAAAATGACATAAACTGGTGTTTAATGGACATAGCGGTTGAATAGGCTCAGTTTGCCTTTACATGACACACCAATAATAAGTCCTATTTTAGACCATTACGCCTTCCAGAAAATGAACCACACGTACTCCTTAATTGATTGCTAGTAGCCACGCATCTTCCAAACAAACACTTGTCGTCCATTAAAAAATCTGCATATCaaacacaataattaaaattTGATAACACATGATTTAAATGGTTGTATTAAGGTAAAATTGGAAATAGGGGGAACAAATAAAGGAATAAAATATAAGACCTCTCTCTTATTCTCTTGCCATCGTAACAAGCTTAACGCAACTGTCCTTCGGAATGAAGGCAAACCCTTGAAATTGCTCGCAGCTGTCCACCGCAATCGTGTCTTCACAAGCATAGCGACAATAATTAACATTAAAAACTGACTGAATGGAAATAACTGATGATAACGATAGTGGAAAGGATTAAGAATGATGAACTTACAGGTTTGACTGTTGAGGAACATTAAGAGTCTCAAATGGAAAGAGGGGAACACTTACAAAGTGTTTGTACCCTTTGGAACGGCATAAAATCGTAGTGACATTGCTAACCTAAACAAGGAGAATAAAAATGAACCTACTAGATATGGAGAAAACAGAACAATATTATATAGTCAAAAAGATAGTAACTAATGATATGTACCACGTCCGCAGCGA comes from Silene latifolia isolate original U9 population unplaced genomic scaffold, ASM4854445v1 scaffold_241, whole genome shotgun sequence and encodes:
- the LOC141638976 gene encoding protein FAR-RED IMPAIRED RESPONSE 1-like, producing the protein MFDKRASWIPAYFRDLFMGGLMKTTSRSESENSFFGNFMNPNLTLIEFLMRFESAMDAQRWKQSKLIAESKNSFPDLETPHPLEKHASEFYNPVMFSEFKNEWKAACFTCGVKIVGFERHGTLCRHALYVLKEQGLDNVPDQYLLNRWSKLATCQPICNNVPHTLIEDCNALDVKRHKFGTLWSEVFSCVTLAEQKPEYVDELLGILKGFKDKINAQNSTSECSSSSNTGDRLRNKNRELEMLLGTKIPAEVVVLPPIQSKTKGSRKRMMSQKEKATKEHNKAPRKCNACGELGFHDSRNCPGRV
- the LOC141638971 gene encoding protein FAR1-RELATED SEQUENCE 5-like, translated to MDVEGSSELGEHTDAIVPAISNDIAQSSSHLVYLKLYLLHISYLNSLLIPILFYYIACIDAGSPIIETTSKERIPVCAPELKPVLGMVFDKLEDGLEFYKTYAANSGFKMRKSTQRNIDGVVMTKYCVCSKAGESKLRGKVKKKQRTRISCSAKIFLRRNEKGQYVIADFHEGHTHLLSTPNTVVHLTESRELTLIHKTMIVENSKVNKGLVQSFRMFKEYVKGYQNVGASLEDFKKNWRDVKKFIKGYDAQMMIENFMHKKAVCSSYYFDFDVDDRGRLSRVCWFDPIAIKHYSLFGDMTSFDTTFNMNTYKMIFASFTGVDHHKKCVTFGAGLIRKETDKDFVWLFRNFLSAMSNKYPVCIITDQDRGIKAGVKTAFGDKTQHRYCMWHTMKKLPDKIGSTLYRDTNFMKELCFCVWAEDIEPSEFEERWCSVVSSYGLSGMNG